The following coding sequences are from one Diprion similis isolate iyDipSimi1 chromosome 9, iyDipSimi1.1, whole genome shotgun sequence window:
- the LOC124410674 gene encoding protein yellow-like isoform X1, protein MRLIVNCGHVIALMFVILNVQSAQGIDNLQIIYQWKLLEYAWPNEDTQLLFSHYVEENNNPLGLEVAGDRLFITVPRWKPGVVATLNYVYLNDTSESPLLHPYPSWEAHEYGNNSVPEIVSTFRVWADKCDRLWVLDMGVEDLTGTREQLVTPSLIIYDLTTDQLLRNYAIPSDQYPEKSHFGNVVVEDASCDDSFAYLAELQGPGIVVYSWSSNDSWLVEHHYFHPDPLAGNFNVSGLSFQWWDGVVNLALAPEADGYSTLYFHPLCSNAEFSVSTELLRDSVLATSSDSFHNFTVVGTRGINGQGAASYIDRSTGILFHALSIANAVSCWNPGTSYNPTNVARVYADNTTLVFPADIKIDNYSNIWVLSDRLPTFMYDQLDPENYNFRVLSGSVEEAIEGTVCSRGVTYMGLIQGLVSPLIVVILALT, encoded by the exons ATGAGACTCATCGTTAATTGCGGTCATGTAATAGCATTGATGTTTGTTATCCTGAATGTTCAAAGTGCGCAGGGCATCGACAATCTCCAAATAATCTACCAATGGAAGCTTCTTGAATACGCCTGGCCAAATGAAGATACGCAACTACTATTTTCGCATTATGTGGAAGAGAATAATAATCCTCTGGGACTCGAAGTTGCGGGTGATCGACTTTTCATCACCGTACCGCGATGGAAACCGGGTGTTGTAGCCACCCTGAACTACGTTTACTTGAACG ATACCAGCGAGTCACCTCTACTCCATCCATATCCCTCTTGGGAGGCACATGAGTACGGTAACAACAGCGTACCGGAAATTGTCTCGACCTTTCGCGTCTGGGCAGACAAATGTGATCGTCTTTGGGTCCTCGATATGGGCGTTGAAGACCTCACCGGAACTCGGGAGCAGCTGGTCACTCCGTCCTTGATCATCTACGATCTGACGACCGATCAGCTCCTACGCAATTACGCGATCCCTTCGGATCAATACCCAGAAAAATCGCACTTCGGAAATGTCGTCGTCGAGGATGCCTCCTGCGACGATTCCTTCGCCTACCTTGCCGAACTTCAGGGTCCGGGAATCGTCGTTTACTCGTGGTCGAGTAACGATTCCTGGCTCGTTGAACACCACTACTTCCACCCTGATCCACTG GCTGGAAATTTCAACGTCTCCGGACTTTCTTTCCAATGGTGGGACGGTGTTGTAAATCTTGCCTTGGCCCCCGAAGCAGATGGATACAGCACTCTGTACTTCCATCCACTCTGCAGCAACGCTGAGTTCTCCGTCAGTACTGAGCTGCTTCGAGATTCCGTACTCGCAACGTCGTCag ACAGTTTTCACAACTTTACGGTGGTGGGTACCAGAGGTATCAACGGCCAGGGTGCAGCCAGCTACATAGATCGATCGACCGGAATCCTCTTCCACGCCCTTTCGATCGCAAATGCCGTTTCATGCTGGAATCCTGGGACCAGCTACAATCCCACGAATGTGGCTCGCGTTTACGCGGATAACACGACTCTAGTTTTCCCCGCTGACATTAAG ATCGATAATTATAGTAACATCTGGGTGCTCTCGGACCGGCTCCCAACCTTCATGTACGATCAGCTGGACCCTGAAAACTACAACTTTAGAGTTTTATCCGGGTCTGTGGAGGAGGCCATAGAAGGAACCGTCTGTTCTCGTGGAGTCACATACATGGGTTTAATTCAGGGTCTGGTTTCGCCTCTGATTGTTGTTATTCTCGCCTTGACTTGA
- the LOC124410674 gene encoding protein yellow-like isoform X2 has protein sequence MRPLHADTSESPLLHPYPSWEAHEYGNNSVPEIVSTFRVWADKCDRLWVLDMGVEDLTGTREQLVTPSLIIYDLTTDQLLRNYAIPSDQYPEKSHFGNVVVEDASCDDSFAYLAELQGPGIVVYSWSSNDSWLVEHHYFHPDPLAGNFNVSGLSFQWWDGVVNLALAPEADGYSTLYFHPLCSNAEFSVSTELLRDSVLATSSDSFHNFTVVGTRGINGQGAASYIDRSTGILFHALSIANAVSCWNPGTSYNPTNVARVYADNTTLVFPADIKIDNYSNIWVLSDRLPTFMYDQLDPENYNFRVLSGSVEEAIEGTVCSRGVTYMGLIQGLVSPLIVVILALT, from the exons ATGCGACCTTTACATGCAGATACCAGCGAGTCACCTCTACTCCATCCATATCCCTCTTGGGAGGCACATGAGTACGGTAACAACAGCGTACCGGAAATTGTCTCGACCTTTCGCGTCTGGGCAGACAAATGTGATCGTCTTTGGGTCCTCGATATGGGCGTTGAAGACCTCACCGGAACTCGGGAGCAGCTGGTCACTCCGTCCTTGATCATCTACGATCTGACGACCGATCAGCTCCTACGCAATTACGCGATCCCTTCGGATCAATACCCAGAAAAATCGCACTTCGGAAATGTCGTCGTCGAGGATGCCTCCTGCGACGATTCCTTCGCCTACCTTGCCGAACTTCAGGGTCCGGGAATCGTCGTTTACTCGTGGTCGAGTAACGATTCCTGGCTCGTTGAACACCACTACTTCCACCCTGATCCACTG GCTGGAAATTTCAACGTCTCCGGACTTTCTTTCCAATGGTGGGACGGTGTTGTAAATCTTGCCTTGGCCCCCGAAGCAGATGGATACAGCACTCTGTACTTCCATCCACTCTGCAGCAACGCTGAGTTCTCCGTCAGTACTGAGCTGCTTCGAGATTCCGTACTCGCAACGTCGTCag ACAGTTTTCACAACTTTACGGTGGTGGGTACCAGAGGTATCAACGGCCAGGGTGCAGCCAGCTACATAGATCGATCGACCGGAATCCTCTTCCACGCCCTTTCGATCGCAAATGCCGTTTCATGCTGGAATCCTGGGACCAGCTACAATCCCACGAATGTGGCTCGCGTTTACGCGGATAACACGACTCTAGTTTTCCCCGCTGACATTAAG ATCGATAATTATAGTAACATCTGGGTGCTCTCGGACCGGCTCCCAACCTTCATGTACGATCAGCTGGACCCTGAAAACTACAACTTTAGAGTTTTATCCGGGTCTGTGGAGGAGGCCATAGAAGGAACCGTCTGTTCTCGTGGAGTCACATACATGGGTTTAATTCAGGGTCTGGTTTCGCCTCTGATTGTTGTTATTCTCGCCTTGACTTGA
- the LOC124410676 gene encoding protein yellow-like codes for MRVCGWFSCGFFPALFLVILSAVQSSTATEKLRVAYQWKFLDFAWPNEETRQLFPHYIRENNNPLGVLAAGDRLFITVPRWKSGVASTLNYIYLNDTKESPLLNPYPSWEAHRHGDGRVPEVVSVFRIWADKCNRLWVLDMGYESYIRSSQQWALPALLVYNLTTDQLIRKYVIPSDQYPTNSHFGNVVVEDASCDNAFAYLAELRGPGIIVYSWASNTSWPVKHHYFNPDPMAGSFNSSGLSYHWWDGIINLSLAPKEDGFSTLYFHPLCSNAEFYVDTKVLRVLERIPGKDNFYEFHALGSRGSNTQGAASYLDPRSGILFHALSIANNIACWKPGTKYSPENIGLVFPDNNTLIFPSDIKIDAQSNIWVMADHLPVFMYSQLDSNNYNFRVWTGSVQDAIAGTPCA; via the exons ATGAGGGTCTGCGGATGGTTCAGCTGTGGCTTCTTCCCGGCGTTGTTCCTGGTCATCCTTAGTGCAGTACAGAGCTCAACGGCCACAGAAAAACTACGCGTTGCATACCAGTGGAAATTCCTGGATTTTGCCTGGCCAAACGAAGAAACCCGACAACTCTTTCCCCATTATATACGCGAGAACAATAATCCCCTTGGAGTGTTAGCAGCCGGTGACAGGCTCTTCATCACCGTGCCACGATGGAAGTCGGGTGTTGCATCCACCCTGAACTACATCTACCTAAACG ATACGAAAGAGTCACCACTGCTTAATCCGTATCCTTCGTGGGAAGCGCATCGACATGGCGATGGTAGGGTACCGGAAGTTGTATCAGTATTTCGCATCTGGGCAGATAAATGCAATCGTCTTTGGGTCCTGGATATGGGCTATGAAAGCTATATCCGTAGCAGTCAACAGTGGGCTCTACCAGCCTTGCTAGTCTATAATCTGACCACCGATCAGCTCATCCGCAAGTACGTGATCCCATCGGATCAATACCCGACAAATTCGCATTTTGGAAACGTAGTCGTTGAGGATGCCTCTTGCGATAACGCATTCGCTTATCTTGCCGAACTCCGGGGACCGGGTATTATCGTTTACTCCTGGGCCAGCAATACCTCCTGGCCTGTCAAGCATCACTACTTTAATCCTGATCCTATG GCTGGAAGTTTTAACTCGTCAGGTCTTTCGTACCATTGGTGGGACGGCATCATAAACTTGAGTCTAGCCCCCAAAGAAGACGGCTTTAGCACCTTATACTTTCACCCACTTTGCAGCAACGCCGAGTTTTACGTAGACACGAAAGTACTTCGGGTTCTGGAGCGCATACCTGGCAAAG ACAACTTTTATGAATTCCACGCGCTGGGTTCTAGAGGATCGAACACCCAAGGCGCTGCCAGTTACCTGGACCCAAGGAGTGGAATCCTCTTTCATGCACTTTCTATCGCAAATAACATAGCATGTTGGAAACCCGGAACTAAATACAGCCCTGAAAATATTGGCTTGGTTTTTCCGGATAACAATACCTTGATTTTTCCCAGCGACATTAAG ATCGACGCTCAGAGCAACATCTGGGTGATGGCTGACCACCTTCCGGTCTTTATGTACTCTCAATTGGATTCCAACAACTATAACTTCCGTGTTTGGACCGGATCCGTGCAAGATGCCATAGCCGGGACCCCTTGTGCCTAG
- the LOC124410671 gene encoding BUB3-interacting and GLEBS motif-containing protein ZNF207-like isoform X2 → MGRKKKKQSRPWCWYCNREFDDEKILIQHQKAKHFKCHICHKKLYTGPGLSIHCMQVHKEAIDKVPNSLPNRSNIEIEIYGMEGIPPNDAKEHERQRNGGRPGSPSSGEDEPAPKKSKPEGLLGSAPGAVPTGSSMMSGVMPGLSAHHGMPPHMGQFPPHMHQMMGPMGPVGPPFMGPGMMQGMPGMPPGMQPPVSGASMPARPLFPSVVSTATSSAPGSLPLGADFKPITSIAGGSIGPMKPTFPAYGGGDNNAASLQSNSTNDQKVNLIATTGAASKIIHPQEDLSLEEIRARLPKYQRRQTEDTRPTQAETSQHVAALQHQHQQQQQQQHQQQQHQQHQHQQHVAAAASAAAAYQDQQQRQQAALSALQQQQQRFQRPPQTVMVPASAAMPVSSVALMAPLMRPTMTLAAPALIHGGNMMRPPPMGLPPGMIGALPPGAMHPAFATPMGFPGAPMLAPMMHPRFR, encoded by the exons ATGGGacgtaagaagaagaagcagtcGAGACCGTGGTGCTG GTACTGCAATCGCGAATtcgatgacgaaaaaattctgatccAGCACCAAAAGGCGAAACACTTCAAGTGTCATATATGCCATAAAAAGCTATACACTGGTCCCGGACTGAGTATACACTGCATGCAG GTCCACAAAGAGGCTATCGACAAAGTACCAAATTCTCTTCCTAATCGGAGTAACattgaaatagaaatataTGGTATGGAAGGTATACCGCCAAATGACGCCAAAGAACATGAGAGACAAAGAAATGGGGGTCGGCCGGGATCGCCAAGCTCTGGAGAAGATGAACCAGCTCCCAAAAAATCCAAGCCGGAAGGTCTACTCGGCTCTGCACCTGGGGCCGTTCCTACCGGTTCCAGCATGATGTCGGGAGTTATGCCTGGTCTGTCTGCCCACCATGGAATGCCTCCGCACATGGGACAGTTTCCACCTCACATGCACCAAATGATGGGGCCCATGGGACCTGTCGGACCTCCTTTCATGGGGCCTGG AATGATGCAGGGGATGCCAGGAATGCCTCCAGGAATGCAGCCACCGGTTTCGGGTGCATCAATGCCCGCCAGGCCACTCTTTCCAAGTGTTGTATCGACAGCGACGTCTTCCGCGCCTGGATCTTTGCCGTTGGGTGCTGACTTCAAGCCAATAACATCAATAGCGGGAGGTTCTATTGGCCCAATGAAACCGACGTTCCCGGCATATGGAGGTGGTGATAATAACGCTGCAAGTCTGCAAAGCAACAGTacaaatgaccaaaaagttaACCTTATTGCGACGACTGGCGCTGCTAGCAAAATAATCCATCCCCAAGAGGATCTTAGTCTG GAAGAAATACGAGCCAGGTTACCCAAGTACCAACGGCGCCAGACAGAAGATACCAGGCCTACACAAGCAGAAACGTCTCAGCACGTAGCTGCATTGCAGCACcaacatcagcagcagcagcagcaacagcatcagcagcagcaacatcaGCAACATCAACACCAGCAGcatgttgctgctgctgcatctgCTGCGGCGGCGTATCAAGACCAGCAACAGAGACAACAGGCAGCCCTTAGTGCACtccagcaacagcaacaacgaTTCCAGCGACCGCCTCAGACCGTTATGGTTCCAGCCTCCGCGGCTATGCCGGTCAGTTCAGTCGCCCTTATGGCCCCTCTGATGCGCCCGACTATGACCTTGGCTGCACCCGCTCTTATTCATGGAGGTAACATGATGCGACCGCCCCCCATGGGCCTGCCTCCAG GGATGATAGGCGCCCTACCGCCGGGTGCGATGCACCCAGCGTTCGCCACTCCCATGGGATTTCCAGGAGCACCAATGCTCGCCCCGATGATGCATCCGCGCTTCAGATGA
- the LOC124410671 gene encoding BUB3-interacting and GLEBS motif-containing protein ZNF207-like isoform X3 produces MGRKKKKQSRPWCWYCNREFDDEKILIQHQKAKHFKCHICHKKLYTGPGLSIHCMQVHKEAIDKVPNSLPNRSNIEIEIYGMEGIPPNDAKEHERQRNGGRPGSPSSGEDEPAPKKSKPEGLLGSAPGAVPTGSSMMSGVMPGLSAHHGMPPHMGQFPPHMHQMMGPMGPVGPPFMGPGMMQGMPGMPPGMQPPVSGASMPARPLFPSVVSTATSSAPGSLPLGADFKPITSIAGGSIGPMKPTFPAYGGGDNNAASLQSNSTNDQKVNLIATTGAASKIIHPQEDLSLEEIRARLPKYQRRQTEDTRPTQAETSQHVAALQHQHQQQQQQQHQQQQHQQHQHQQHVAAAASAAAAYQDQQQRQQAALSALQQQQQRFQRPPQTVMVPASAAMPVSSVALMAPLMRPTMTLAAPALIHGGNMMRPPPMGLPPGRPVTPR; encoded by the exons ATGGGacgtaagaagaagaagcagtcGAGACCGTGGTGCTG GTACTGCAATCGCGAATtcgatgacgaaaaaattctgatccAGCACCAAAAGGCGAAACACTTCAAGTGTCATATATGCCATAAAAAGCTATACACTGGTCCCGGACTGAGTATACACTGCATGCAG GTCCACAAAGAGGCTATCGACAAAGTACCAAATTCTCTTCCTAATCGGAGTAACattgaaatagaaatataTGGTATGGAAGGTATACCGCCAAATGACGCCAAAGAACATGAGAGACAAAGAAATGGGGGTCGGCCGGGATCGCCAAGCTCTGGAGAAGATGAACCAGCTCCCAAAAAATCCAAGCCGGAAGGTCTACTCGGCTCTGCACCTGGGGCCGTTCCTACCGGTTCCAGCATGATGTCGGGAGTTATGCCTGGTCTGTCTGCCCACCATGGAATGCCTCCGCACATGGGACAGTTTCCACCTCACATGCACCAAATGATGGGGCCCATGGGACCTGTCGGACCTCCTTTCATGGGGCCTGG AATGATGCAGGGGATGCCAGGAATGCCTCCAGGAATGCAGCCACCGGTTTCGGGTGCATCAATGCCCGCCAGGCCACTCTTTCCAAGTGTTGTATCGACAGCGACGTCTTCCGCGCCTGGATCTTTGCCGTTGGGTGCTGACTTCAAGCCAATAACATCAATAGCGGGAGGTTCTATTGGCCCAATGAAACCGACGTTCCCGGCATATGGAGGTGGTGATAATAACGCTGCAAGTCTGCAAAGCAACAGTacaaatgaccaaaaagttaACCTTATTGCGACGACTGGCGCTGCTAGCAAAATAATCCATCCCCAAGAGGATCTTAGTCTG GAAGAAATACGAGCCAGGTTACCCAAGTACCAACGGCGCCAGACAGAAGATACCAGGCCTACACAAGCAGAAACGTCTCAGCACGTAGCTGCATTGCAGCACcaacatcagcagcagcagcagcaacagcatcagcagcagcaacatcaGCAACATCAACACCAGCAGcatgttgctgctgctgcatctgCTGCGGCGGCGTATCAAGACCAGCAACAGAGACAACAGGCAGCCCTTAGTGCACtccagcaacagcaacaacgaTTCCAGCGACCGCCTCAGACCGTTATGGTTCCAGCCTCCGCGGCTATGCCGGTCAGTTCAGTCGCCCTTATGGCCCCTCTGATGCGCCCGACTATGACCTTGGCTGCACCCGCTCTTATTCATGGAGGTAACATGATGCGACCGCCCCCCATGGGCCTGCCTCCAG GGCGCCCTGTCACTCCTCGGTGA
- the LOC124410671 gene encoding BUB3-interacting and GLEBS motif-containing protein ZNF207-like isoform X1: protein MGRKKKKQSRPWCWYCNREFDDEKILIQHQKAKHFKCHICHKKLYTGPGLSIHCMQVHKEAIDKVPNSLPNRSNIEIEIYGMEGIPPNDAKEHERQRNGGRPGSPSSGEDEPAPKKSKPEGLLGSAPGAVPTGSSMMSGVMPGLSAHHGMPPHMGQFPPHMHQMMGPMGPVGPPFMGPGMMQGMPGMPPGMQPPVSGASMPARPLFPSVVSTATSSAPGSLPLGADFKPITSIAGGSIGPMKPTFPAYGGGDNNAASLQSNSTNDQKVNLIATTGAASKIIHPQEDLSLEEIRARLPKYQRRQTEDTRPTQAETSQHVAALQHQHQQQQQQQHQQQQHQQHQHQQHVAAAASAAAAYQDQQQRQQAALSALQQQQQRFQRPPQTVMVPASAAMPVSSVALMAPLMRPTMTLAAPALIHGGNMMRPPPMGLPPGKCPMSLSPGLQPHCPCPFSIFQNPCQPWPHPSERWESRQTELKI, encoded by the exons ATGGGacgtaagaagaagaagcagtcGAGACCGTGGTGCTG GTACTGCAATCGCGAATtcgatgacgaaaaaattctgatccAGCACCAAAAGGCGAAACACTTCAAGTGTCATATATGCCATAAAAAGCTATACACTGGTCCCGGACTGAGTATACACTGCATGCAG GTCCACAAAGAGGCTATCGACAAAGTACCAAATTCTCTTCCTAATCGGAGTAACattgaaatagaaatataTGGTATGGAAGGTATACCGCCAAATGACGCCAAAGAACATGAGAGACAAAGAAATGGGGGTCGGCCGGGATCGCCAAGCTCTGGAGAAGATGAACCAGCTCCCAAAAAATCCAAGCCGGAAGGTCTACTCGGCTCTGCACCTGGGGCCGTTCCTACCGGTTCCAGCATGATGTCGGGAGTTATGCCTGGTCTGTCTGCCCACCATGGAATGCCTCCGCACATGGGACAGTTTCCACCTCACATGCACCAAATGATGGGGCCCATGGGACCTGTCGGACCTCCTTTCATGGGGCCTGG AATGATGCAGGGGATGCCAGGAATGCCTCCAGGAATGCAGCCACCGGTTTCGGGTGCATCAATGCCCGCCAGGCCACTCTTTCCAAGTGTTGTATCGACAGCGACGTCTTCCGCGCCTGGATCTTTGCCGTTGGGTGCTGACTTCAAGCCAATAACATCAATAGCGGGAGGTTCTATTGGCCCAATGAAACCGACGTTCCCGGCATATGGAGGTGGTGATAATAACGCTGCAAGTCTGCAAAGCAACAGTacaaatgaccaaaaagttaACCTTATTGCGACGACTGGCGCTGCTAGCAAAATAATCCATCCCCAAGAGGATCTTAGTCTG GAAGAAATACGAGCCAGGTTACCCAAGTACCAACGGCGCCAGACAGAAGATACCAGGCCTACACAAGCAGAAACGTCTCAGCACGTAGCTGCATTGCAGCACcaacatcagcagcagcagcagcaacagcatcagcagcagcaacatcaGCAACATCAACACCAGCAGcatgttgctgctgctgcatctgCTGCGGCGGCGTATCAAGACCAGCAACAGAGACAACAGGCAGCCCTTAGTGCACtccagcaacagcaacaacgaTTCCAGCGACCGCCTCAGACCGTTATGGTTCCAGCCTCCGCGGCTATGCCGGTCAGTTCAGTCGCCCTTATGGCCCCTCTGATGCGCCCGACTATGACCTTGGCTGCACCCGCTCTTATTCATGGAGGTAACATGATGCGACCGCCCCCCATGGGCCTGCCTCCAGGTAAGTGTCCAATGTCTTTATCCCCTGGACTCCAGCCCCATTGCCCCTGtccattttctattttccaaaaCCCCTGCCAGCCCTGGCCCCATCCCTCGGAGCGTTGGGAGTCTCGGCAGAccgagttgaaaatttaa